One Chryseobacterium wanjuense genomic region harbors:
- a CDS encoding alpha/beta hydrolase: protein MNTLIDFATDPHLDKDVRAFLVKLNSGGTPLEKLEPKAAKQVLVDAQASVKVDLSGIEVSEKTITQDGHTVSLNIVRPKGVTDKLPVFIFIHGGGWILGDFPTHERMVRDLVVLTGFSGVFVNYTRTPEAQYPVAINEIYAATKWVSEHGDEINVDGKNLAVVGNSVGGNMTAVTALMAKEKKGPEIKGLVMMWPIVAADFETESYQKFGKDRFLSTSLMKWMYDFYIPDPSKRKDIHASPLQATTEQLSGLPPSLIIVAENDVLRDEGEAFGRKLNEAGVQVTTTRYNGMIHDFGLLNALATLPATRAAFEQSAGQLKQFLGKK, encoded by the coding sequence ATGAATACTCTTATAGACTTTGCTACTGATCCTCATCTTGATAAAGATGTCAGAGCTTTTTTAGTAAAATTAAACAGTGGAGGAACTCCATTGGAAAAATTAGAACCTAAAGCTGCTAAACAAGTTTTGGTAGATGCACAGGCCTCTGTTAAAGTAGATCTTTCCGGGATTGAAGTTTCCGAGAAAACCATTACACAGGACGGCCATACGGTAAGTTTGAATATTGTACGCCCTAAAGGAGTCACAGATAAATTGCCAGTATTTATCTTTATTCACGGCGGAGGCTGGATTTTGGGTGATTTTCCTACGCACGAGCGAATGGTTCGTGACCTGGTTGTTTTGACAGGTTTCTCAGGAGTATTTGTGAACTACACACGAACGCCCGAAGCGCAGTATCCTGTTGCGATTAATGAGATTTATGCAGCCACAAAATGGGTTTCAGAACATGGAGATGAAATCAATGTAGATGGAAAAAATCTGGCAGTAGTTGGAAATAGTGTAGGAGGTAATATGACTGCAGTGACCGCTTTAATGGCTAAGGAAAAGAAAGGACCAGAGATTAAGGGCTTAGTAATGATGTGGCCGATAGTGGCCGCAGATTTTGAAACTGAATCGTATCAGAAATTTGGAAAGGATCGTTTTTTAAGTACCTCTTTAATGAAATGGATGTATGATTTTTACATTCCAGATCCATCCAAGAGGAAAGATATCCATGCCTCTCCACTACAGGCTACTACCGAACAGTTAAGCGGTTTACCGCCGAGCTTAATCATTGTAGCGGAAAATGATGTTTTACGAGATGAAGGAGAAGCTTTTGGGCGTAAGCTTAACGAGGCAGGTGTTCAGGTTACTACAACGCGTTACAACGGTATGATTCACGATTTTGGTTTATTGAATGCTCTTGCAACACTTCCGGCCACTCGCGCTGCTTTTGAACAATCAGCAGGACAATTGAAACAATTCCTCGGGAAAAAATAA